The following are encoded in a window of Acidobacteriota bacterium genomic DNA:
- the xerC gene encoding tyrosine recombinase XerC, translating to MQRLVEDFLRHLELDRNLSQHTLRAYRGDLERFVRFVGRDYLGVAPEELRPQAIDAAAVRAFVAHRHHQGAGRRTQSRSLSAVRSLFRWACASGRASTNPAAAVPSPKTPKDLPRHLRPGEIEQLLEPPAEASALDRRDSALLELLYASGLRVGELVSLDWRDLDLAARVLRVLGKGGKERMVPFGRRAADALAGWLDDWDQVRREDGRGEPVFLNYRGTRLSARSVRRILDRRVDAAALAAGVHPHTLRHTFATHLLEGGADLRAIQELLGHASLATTQRYTHVEIERLLSVYREAHPRARRE from the coding sequence ATGCAACGCTTGGTGGAAGACTTCCTGCGCCATCTCGAGCTCGATCGCAATCTCTCGCAGCACACCCTGCGGGCCTACCGCGGCGACCTCGAGCGCTTCGTGCGCTTCGTCGGGAGGGACTATCTCGGCGTCGCACCGGAAGAGCTGAGGCCGCAGGCGATCGATGCAGCGGCGGTGCGCGCCTTCGTGGCTCATCGCCATCACCAGGGAGCCGGCCGCCGCACTCAGAGCCGCTCTCTGTCGGCCGTCCGCAGCCTGTTTCGCTGGGCCTGCGCCAGCGGTCGCGCGAGCACCAATCCGGCCGCCGCGGTACCCTCTCCGAAGACCCCCAAGGACCTACCGCGGCACCTGCGACCGGGCGAGATCGAGCAGCTCCTCGAACCACCGGCGGAAGCCAGCGCCCTCGACCGGCGAGACTCGGCCCTGCTCGAGCTGCTCTACGCCAGCGGCCTACGGGTCGGCGAGCTGGTCTCCCTCGACTGGCGCGACCTCGACCTCGCGGCGCGCGTCCTGCGGGTGCTCGGCAAGGGCGGCAAAGAGCGCATGGTTCCCTTCGGCCGGCGCGCCGCCGACGCCCTCGCAGGGTGGCTCGACGACTGGGACCAGGTGCGCCGCGAGGACGGCCGCGGCGAACCGGTTTTCCTGAACTATCGCGGCACTCGCTTGAGCGCCCGCTCGGTACGCCGCATCCTCGACCGGCGGGTCGATGCCGCGGCCCTCGCGGCAGGGGTCCACCCTCACACCCTACGCCACACCTTCGCCACCCACCTGCTCGAAGGTGGAGCCGATCTGCGGGCCATTCAGGAGCTCCTCGGCCACGCCTCTCTGGCCACCACGCAACGATATACTCACGTCGAAATCGAGCGTCTCCTGTCCGTCTACCGGGAGGCTCATCCGCGCGCCCGCCGAGAGTGA